Proteins encoded in a region of the Triticum dicoccoides isolate Atlit2015 ecotype Zavitan chromosome 3A, WEW_v2.0, whole genome shotgun sequence genome:
- the LOC119269160 gene encoding coenzyme Q-binding protein COQ10 homolog, mitochondrial-like — protein sequence MLPCARSVLRRRGLALLRGFAEGECGRGEALANARCATTLAGLGGSRGRVGRWADPPARGEPRRLGAGWPAGAQTRSFLGCGDGEEGSVLSKVYEERRVMGYSPEQMYAVVAAVDLYEDFVPWCQRSRVIRRYDNGSFDAELEIGFKFFVESYVSHVEMEKPKYIKTTASQSGLFDHLINVWEFKPGPVPGTCDLYFLVDFKFQSPLYRQVASMFFKEVVSKLVGSFSDRCFRIYGPAVPVLEKSYRHGR from the exons ATGCTGCCGTGCGCGCGGTCGGTGCTGCGGAGGAGGGGGCTGGCCCTCCTGCGCGGGTTCGCCGAGGGCGAGTGCGGCAGGGGGGAGGCGCTCGCCAATGCCAGGTGCGCGACCACGCTGGCCGGGCTAGGCGGCAGCCGCGGCAGGGTCGGCCGCTGGGCCGATCCGCCGGCGCGCGGCGAGCCGCGCCGGTTGGGCGCGGGCTGGCCCGCGGGCGCGCAGACGAGGAGCTTCCTCGGGTGCGGCGACGGGGAGGAGGGGAGTGTCCTCTCCAAGGTCTACGAGGAGAGGCGCGTGATGGG GTACTCGCCGGAGCAGATGTATGCCGTCGTCGCGGCTGTGGACCTCTACGAGGATTTTGTGCCCTGGTGCCAGCGGTCCAGGGTTATTAGACGGTATGACAACGGCTCGTTTGATGCCGAGCTCGAAATTGGATTCAAGTTCTTTGTTGAAAGCTATGTCTCTCATGTGGAGATGGAGAAGCCCAAGTATATCAAG ACGACAGCGTCTCAAAGTGGACTTTTCGATCATTTGATAAACGTTTGGGAATTCAAGCCTGGTCCTGTTCCTGGAACATGTGACCTTTACTTCTTAGTGGATTTTAAGTTTCAGTCACCACTATATCGGCAG GTTGCTTCCATGTTCTTCAAGGAAGTTGTTTCCAAGCTGGTAGGCTCATTTAGCGATCGATGTTTTAGAATTTATGGACCTGCCGTTCCTGTGCTGGAAAAGTCTTACAGGCATGGAAGATAA